From Chaetodon trifascialis isolate fChaTrf1 chromosome 24, fChaTrf1.hap1, whole genome shotgun sequence:
GACTGTGAGTCTCTCCAGGATCGTTACTTTATGTCCGACTGCCAGTCCTGCAATGTGATGGATGGCCACTGGCTGATGTTTGAGCAGCCCAACTACCGAGGCCGTATGATATATGTGAGGCCAGGAGAGTACAGAAACCTCAGAGAGATGGGTATGAGCAGCATGACAAGAATCAGCTCCATCAGACGCATCATGGATATGTGCTGATTGTCTTTCATTAAGAACGAAACTGTGggtcaaaaataaaaatctgatttgaaGTGTCCCTCTTGCCTTTTGCAGTTTTCTTACTATGGAGTAAAATGACATGATTTGCAACGTATCAGTGGTGCAAGTTCAGAGGGAAGTGCTGACATTTTGATTcctaaataaagtcagtgattGAACATCTTTTGTGAGAACTGAGAGCAGCCGAGTCAGTCTTCCACACTATTTAACTTTATGTTGAATTGCTATGTAGTGTTATGCATATATCATGTAAGCCTCAAGACCCTGAACATTTTCCCACCATTATTGCAGCTGCTTATTCAGTACCAGCTAATTGAAGTGAACCATTTAGACTATACATTGTAAACATCCATTATAAATCATTGCATGAGCCAGGGAGTTCATGTAATGGCTCACATTTGACCACATACTTTTACTGTGGAAAAACATAATATGTAATAATTCATTATAATAATGCatattttgtatgtattttgtcTTTGCCAAAAGCTACAATGGGTTGGTACTGACGTTGGGGTTTTGCTTCAATCTCCAGTACTGAATTACTATGAAAGTATAATGGTACAACTGATACCATTAAAGGAGCTAAAAATGCTCAATTTGTCAATgaaaagtccatccatccatccatccattttctatgccgcttatccctttcggaggccagagcctatctcggctgtcaacgggcgagaggcagggtacaccctggaccagtcgccagccgatcgcagggcacatacacacaccattcacactcacactcacacctaggggcaatttagagtcaccaatcaacctaatgagcatgtttttggtctgtgggaggaagcctgagtgcacgcatgcacgggaagaacatgtaaacttcacacagaaaggcccgacccgggaatcgaacctgcgaccttcttgctgtgaggcatgcgcactacctgccgcgccaccgtgcagccctcaatGAAAAGTCATGTGGTTAAATTCAAAAGGTCTGATCCCCACAAAGCTGACATTTCACCGACTTTTCAAAATAGAAAGGTTTCATCCTCCGAGGAGCAGAAAATATCCCAACTATCTGCCAATTGCATTTTGACTTCAtagtgacagaggaggaaatatAAGCAGGACAGTAAAAATATTGGGATTCTTCTTCCAGGAACAAATGAGATGTTGTTTTGCACAAAAGTGTTGCATGGAGTTTGACACAGAGCACGGCGTCAGTACTGATCTGTGTGTGCGAACCTTGAAGAGAGACTATGTAATTGCAGGATAGTTGAATGAGCATGTCTCCTCATGAGGTACACTCTGTTTAACTTCTATGTCAAAGCCATTTAAAGGTTTATTTGTAACATCAATTAGATTTAATGCTACTGTTGCAAACGTATGGATGAGTGGTAAAGTCAGTGCATTGACTAATAGCTGCTACAAAGAAAAAGTTAGCCAtcataagctactggtcatagCAGACCAAGTGAGGCTCAGCAGCAAAATGTGAGTGTACTGAACTGCGAAacgtgttttatttattcaactaTTCATTTGTAAGAGGATTATGTCATTTCTTCCTTCTAAAGTTCCGTATTTTAAGAAAAGCATTTCATTTAATCTTGCATCTGTCCAAACATCAATCTGTTGCACAACTCTAGCTATAAACATAAATGCGTCCTGCAATAAAGATGATggtacaaaaatacaaaagtaaTGCAATAACCAGAGTTTGCTTTGTCATTGTGAAATCTGCACCACGACTGTTTAATCGAAGTGACTGCAGTGTTCACAGCTTTGATGTATAGTACAGTAGGGTCTTCCATGCTGATGAGCTGACTCAGTCGTTTTGTACAATCGAGGGGCAGATTCTTTTGATGTCACATGATGCATAAAAGGCAGCACGCCAGTGAGAAGAACAACAGAAATCAAATAGCGTGACCATGAGCGGAAAGGTAACGAAGGGTACAGATCACTGCACCAGCcagtgcaggagagagagaccgACTGATGCATATGCTGCTCCAGCTTAGATCATTATTTTATAGGTCTACTTCATGTGGACCAAAATACTGCAGCACATAATGTCTGCCATGAAACACAGTGTAATTTGTATTAAGATACCTGACAATCATCACAGAACTCAAACATTTAGCTCTGGATGTTCTCTAACGTTGGACCCAAACACAAtttgtgtctttctctccaGATCGTCTTCTTCGAGGGGAGAAACTTCCAGGGCCGCTCGTACGAGTGCATCACTGACTGCTCTGAAATCGCCTCTCACCTGAGCCAATGCAGTTCCTGCAGGGTGGAGAGCGGGACGTTCGTGGTCTATGACCAGCCCAACTACATGGGCCAGCAGTACCTCCTGACCACAGGAGAGTACCCCGAGTATCAGAACACCATCGGCTTCAATGACTGCATCCAGTCCTGCCGCATTATCCCTGCGGTAAATATGTGCACCGTGTCACCAAGCAAGGACAGACAAGGCAGTCAGTAATGTAAAGGGAGAGGGATTTCACCTCTGCGTGCCCAGTAGTGATACTTCCAGgacatgtttcagatgtctTGCACACTGTAGCTTGTTAGCTGCTGGCAGTACAGTAGATCTAAAGGTTTTGTCAGCACTGGAGCGAAAGCATTGTATTTTCATTCATACAATGAGATATGTTGGAAACTCACAGATCAAACTGATATTCAGCGTCTGATTCTTCAATGGAGTTAGCAAGTTGCTATCCGCTAGCAGGAGCTCCATTGTTTTTTGGCACTCGTATTAACACCACAGCAGCTTGGTGCAACTTTAAATGcacatatttcatttcatgtaaCATTCTGTACTTCAACAGCACAAGGGACCCTTCAAGATGAGGATCTATGAGAGACTGGACTTTGAAGGACAGATGCACGAGCTGACGGACGACTGCGACTCCATTCAGGATCATTATCACATGTCTGACCTGCAGTCCTGCCATGTGATGGAGGGCCACTGGCTGATGTTTGAGCAGCCAAACTACGAGGGCAAGATGTTTTATTTGAGACCGGGAAAATACAGGAACCTCAGAGAGTTGTGCAGCGACGATATGAGGTTCAATTCCATCAGACGCATCACAGACACCGTCTAATGACTTCTATTCAGCTGATAAGTTTTGCAGATGCTTTGTTTTATCAATATAAACGAGTTGTCAAAGTGAAAGGCAAAAAGGAGCCTTGTTTTTATCCTCAAACTGTGATTTGTGCACTGTTTGCATGTAGTTCCAGTTGTAGCACTGTGCAATCCAGCCACAATGAATTTACCTCTTTAACTGTGTGATGCGCACAATAAACTGATTTGCTGCATATTGGTGTcaatcatttgtttgttttgcccATTCAGTGGTATTTAGTCACTTGAATACTGCAGGTTAAAAAACAGTGGGGTCCAAACTCCTGAATCCTTGACtatgaaatacagaaaataaggTTCTTTTCCTGAAACTTGGCTAATatacaaatgaaagcagcaacCCAAATGTGAATACATGACATTTCAAATTGGATTACACAGCAAAGCAGGTGACTTTTAGGTAACACTACAATCTAATACCTTTTGTGGGTATATCCAGCCAATGTTAAAGAATGATGTGATAAGTTTTAGTCAAGGATGATATTTGGGCAGGACTACAAATACATCTTCTTCACCTTTTATCACTGTGGCGATACCAACCTTAAAATGTGACCTTTACTGCAATGAGAGTCAGGTGTCGCACAGATTATGTCACATCTGAAACCAGTATCGGCATTTAATGAGGATTTTAGTTGTTAATAAGGACTATTTGTATTAATGGGGATTTTATGCCATTATTAGAGAGTTGACAGTCGAGAGTTGACAGGAACACCTAGGCCACACAGTCACCCCCAAAGTGTCTATATATTTGTATAGAGTTGAACATATATAGAATTTCCAAGCATGATAAACCTTGGAGAGTTGCACTTTCAGTTGAATGCAAGTGTTAAGTTCAAGTGCAAACTGCACAGCAGATAGATATGGGCCaacatgtgcatgcacgtgCATGAGGCAGCACTACTTTTAAACGTGATTCCCAGATGTACTGCAGAGCAGAAACTACTCTGATTAGTATGGAGGAGTTTTACTTTACCTTTACCTTtgatttactgtatttaatgtGCATGTAGAATTAAAAAGCTTGTGCATTCAACGTCTGTTTACAATTGCTGTCACTGCTCTTTGTCGAGCAGCTCCATTGTATGAAATTGATCACGTGCAGACTGTATTGAAAAAACATTTGTGAGCTCAGTCCACAGAGAATATGACAATATGGGATGATTGGCAAGCAGGAACAAAACTGAAAGCACGAGTGAGTATGTAAAACAAGTTGTCATGCTGACATGAGGGAAATAACGGCGTCTCAAATGCAAATCGCATAAAAGCTGCTGCCATGCACACGGAGGCAAGGCAGTGGCTGAGTTCACTTCACAGGATTTCTGAAAGGAGCAACATGTTCTTTTTTACAAAGCAAAGTTAAATTCAAAATGTGCATATAAAGTGCATCATTTGTGGCCAGCATCTTTGCAGTATTGCTACTTTATGCCAACCTTGGCCGTACAATATGTATGTAATTTGCATCGACAAGATAAACTGGATGTGACATGTAAAACATTATGTGTTCCACTGTACAAAGATAAAGATGTATATAAACTGGAgatggaaaaataaagtttgtacAAAAAAATACGAGCCTTTCATGATTCCATGTAACAGCTTTCCATGTCTGGAGATGTATTGgttttctgtcttatttttggTTTGTAGGTTCTCTGATTGTTCCACCATCAACCAGAGCAGATTCAAAGGGACGCCTCAGCTCAaaggaaaacagctgatttgcTTCACtgaccacacaaaacagaaagaaatattGTTCTGTGAGAAAGAGCTGACAAGTCTGCTCATTGTTCTCAATTACAATGACACAGGTCATCCGTGGGTTATAAAGGCAGCATGGAGCCCATGGCTGCTGCGAGTGTGACGAAGGTTAGCCAACACAATGGGTAAGGTAAGGCtgcttgttttgctgtgtgtcttttgtgCTTGTGCATACCTGCGTGGATTGTTCAGCCCAAACTGGTGAGCTGGAAGCTTTTTTCATCCGGTATGTACATTTCTCCTAATTTGAGGAAATATTATCAGCGTCTTTGAATGTCCCTCGACTGATCTTTCCAGATCATCTTCTACGAGGACAGGAACTTCCAGGGCCGCTCCTATGAGTGCAGCAGCGAATGCTCTGACCTGCATTCCCACTTCAGCCGCTGCAACTCCATTAGAGTGGACAGCGGCGACTGGATGGTCTATGAGAGACCCAACTACATGGGCTACCAGTACTTCCTGAGGAGGGGCGACTATCCGGACTACCAGCGCTGGATGGGATTCAACGACTGTGTGCGGTCCTGCCGTGTGATCCCTGTGGTAAGCCTCAATTGGACGGTTTCAGTGAGCGTCGCGTTACAACAGGCATCTCTTTAGATAATCTTCCACCAAGCGAGGGGCTAATAAATCACCTTATATTTTCTGCAGAACCAAGGAACTCACAAAATCATGATCTACGAGCGCCCAGAGTTTGGAGGCCAGATGATGGAGCTGACTGACAACTGCCCCTCCCTGTATGAACGCTTCCACTCCAATGACATCCAATCCTGCAACGTCATGGACGGTCACTGGATCTTCTACGAGCATCCCCATTACAGGGGACGCCAGTACCTGATGCGCCCCGGTGAATACAGGAGGTTTAATGAGTGGGGGAGCATGAGTTCTAAGGTGGGATCCATCAGACGCATCACTATGTGAGAAATGCTGATGTCCAAACTGTCAATTAATACTCTCAATAAATTTATCCAGTAATTGCTGTTCTGTCAACTGCTTCTTGAGGGTCTTTGAGTTGAGGGGCTCACTGGGTCGAAAGGTTTACTCTGAAGGCAAAGTGGTTCTGATTGCTTGTGCTTTGACGGTTGCTATAAGCCATACTATTATATCTTTATATAGTAGATCAAATATTGTAGGAGAAAGGACGAGAGCACAGGCAAAGCAACAAAGAACACATGATAGAAACACACCATCTTCATGTCTtttgcatacagacacacacaatataCGTCCAGCATGTTTATTGAGaatagagagaggaagaaagttgGAAAGACTTCTAGTTGAAGTCAGTGATTCGCCTGAGCGAGCCGATCCTTGGACTGGCGCCGCCCCAGTCGCTGTATCTACGGTATTCGCCAGGTCTCAGGTAGTAGGTTCTTCCCCTGTAGTTGGGCTGGTCATACAGCAGCCAGTGGCCGTCAACCACATTGCACGAGTTAATGTCAGACATACGGAGGCGGTCCTGGACGTTGGGGCAATCCTCGCTCACCTCCTGCATTTGGCCGCTCATGTCTGGGCGATCATACAGTCTTATTTTGTAGGAACCACggtgctgcaggaaaaacattGACAAGTCAGCCAGGTTTTATTTGGTCTTGCTAACGTGCTATATAAGTGCAACAAGATTACACCTAGCTTCCTAGGCTTCCTTTAAGCCTCCTGAGTTCAACCAACAGTCCCTGAGTCATCCTGTGCTAAACCTAAGCTAATCTTCCTCCACAGCTCAGAAGGATGCTTTTAATTTGGAGAATCTCGAGCCAACATGAGCTGTGGAGGATTGATGGATGCTCCAACGAGCTCTTCTGCCAGACATttcatcagctcctctctgacctTCACACTTCTTTCATGCAATCATAGGCTTACCGTGGGAATCATGCGGCAGGAGCGGATGCAGTCGTTGATGCCGATCATGCGCTGGTTGTCAGAGTACTCCCCCCTGCGAAGGAAATACTGGTGGCCCAGGTAGTGGGGTCTCTCATACACCATGAAGCAGCCACTCTCCACCCGGATGGAGTTGCAGCGGTTGAAGTAGGGGTGAAGGTCAGCACAGTCGCTCATGCACTCATGGTGCCGACCCTGGAAATTCCTGTCCTCGTAGAATATGATCTGCACGTTTGATGAAGCGCTGATTAATTCTCAGCTCCCGTTatgttaaaaacatcttttacatgttttcattctgtATTTCCAGTAACAACACATAATAAGCTTACCTTTCCCATTGTTATATTAGTGGGGGCCAGACTGACGGTCAATAGACACTCTCTGTACCGCTGCCCTTTTATATTAAGTAGCTGTGTGATGGCACAGCATAAAGTATTGTCATCCAAATAGGTTTTATAAACACAAATCTGTTTACGTATAGCGACACACCAGTCTGATGAGTTATTGTTGTCCAGTTTTCACATGTTCATCACTATTGATCAAAACACCACAGTGTGCTAGTGACCCAGAGGTCAATGTCCACAGTATCAGCAAAACAATGGGCGCTATTTGCATCCTTTTCATTCAGAAAGATTCCatagcacccccccccccacacacaccaccacgT
This genomic window contains:
- the LOC139327850 gene encoding gamma-crystallin M3-like; this encodes MSGKIVFFEGRNFQGRSYECITDCSEIASHLSQCSSCRVESGTFVVYDQPNYMGQQYLLTTGEYPEYQNTIGFNDCIQSCRIIPAHKGPFKMRIYERLDFEGQMHELTDDCDSIQDHYHMSDLQSCHVMEGHWLMFEQPNYEGKMFYLRPGKYRNLRELCSDDMRFNSIRRITDTV
- the LOC139327852 gene encoding gamma-crystallin M2-like — its product is MGKIIFYEDRNFQGRHHECMSDCADLHPYFNRCNSIRVESGCFMVYERPHYLGHQYFLRRGEYSDNQRMIGINDCIRSCRMIPTHRGSYKIRLYDRPDMSGQMQEVSEDCPNVQDRLRMSDINSCNVVDGHWLLYDQPNYRGRTYYLRPGEYRRYSDWGGASPRIGSLRRITDFN
- the LOC139327853 gene encoding gamma-crystallin M2-like, with the translated sequence MGKIIFYEDRNFQGRSYECSSECSDLHSHFSRCNSIRVDSGDWMVYERPNYMGYQYFLRRGDYPDYQRWMGFNDCVRSCRVIPVNQGTHKIMIYERPEFGGQMMELTDNCPSLYERFHSNDIQSCNVMDGHWIFYEHPHYRGRQYLMRPGEYRRFNEWGSMSSKVGSIRRITM